The Primulina huaijiensis isolate GDHJ02 chromosome 17, ASM1229523v2, whole genome shotgun sequence genome window below encodes:
- the LOC140962350 gene encoding protein TIFY 10B-like codes for MGSSKIVDSGKLTGGRSNFSKTCSLLSQYLKEKGSFGDLTLGLAQKFESPGASAAAATGTMNLFPIMEKSGETQLPAGEEETQKKFDLSGAKSGAEAAQMTIFYGGQVLVFDDFPADKVSEIMLLANKPSGTQNHHHPTAFAAQSPSESATGIPNLIPSFVPPERTLHAPIPSLGCDLPIARRNSLARFLEKRKDRIKEKAPYQEIKPVTAPPPAVGEAPPGLAV; via the exons ATGGGTTCGTCCAAGATTGTGGATTCCGGTAAGCTGACCGGCGGGAGGTCCAACTTCTCCAAGACTTGCAGTCTCTTGAGCCAGTACCTGAAAGAGAAGGGCAGTTTCGGAGATCTTACGCTAGGCTTAGCTCAGAAATTTGAATCACCTG GGGCTTCCGCGGCGGCTGCAACTGGGACGATGAATTTGTTCCCGATAATGGAGAAATCTGGCGAGACGCAGCTTCCTGCCGGTGAAGAAGAAACCCAGAAAAAGTTCGATCTTAG CGGTGCAAAATCCGGTGCGGAAGCTGCCCAGATGACGATTTTCTACGGCGGACAAGTGCTTGTGTTCGATGATTTCCCGGCGGACAAGGTCAGTGAAATCATGTTGTTAGCTAACAAGCCCAGCGGCACCCAGAACCACCATCACCCTACAGCCTTCGCGGCCCAGAGCCCTTCGGAGTCCGCCACCGGCATCCCGAACCTGATACCCAGCTTCGTACCGCCGGAGCGTACCCTCCACGCTCCCATACCGTCACTTGGCTGCGATCTTCCGATTGCGAGGCGAAACTCACTGGCCCGGTTCCTGGAGAAGAGGAAGGACAG AATCAAAGAGAAGGCGCCGTACCAAGAAATCAAGCCGGTGACTGCTCCTCCGCCAGCTGTGGGCGAGGCGCCGCCGGGATTGGCCGTGTAG